GAGGGCTACAGCCTGGTTCGCCGGGAATACCCGACGGCCATTGGTCCGGTGGACATCGTGTGCCGGGACGCCGACGGTGCGACGGTGGCCGTGGAGATTAAGCGCCGCGGCGGCATCGACGGCGTGGAGCAGCTGACGCGCTACCTGGAGTTGCTCAACCGCGATAGCCTGCTGGCCCCGGTGCAGGGAGTTTTTGCGGCCCAGGAGATCAAGCCGCAGGCGCGCACCCTGGCGCAGGATCGCGGGATTCGCTGCGTGACACTGGACTACCAGGCGCTACGCGGCATCGAAAGCCCTGAGCTGCGGTTGTTCTGATGCCGCGGCGCAATAAACGGTCCCGCCGCGAGGCGCCCCCGCGGCTTCCCTCCCACGGTGCCTCGCTGCTGGGTGCGCGTGAGGTGCCGGGGCCGGCCTGGGCGCACGGGGAGATCTTTGTCGTGCGCCAGATTCCGGGCCCTTCCGCGGTGAAGAGGTACCTGTGTCCGGGGTGCAATCAGACGATTGAGCCTGGGGCGGCGCACGTGGTGGCGTGGCCGAAGGAAATCTGGGGCGGCGCGGAGGAGCGCCGCCATTGGCACCACGGGTGTTGGGCACGCCGGTAGGGTGGGGCCCATGATTGTTGCGTTTAGTGTGGCACCAACGCAGACCCCGGGACATGACGCAGAGATGTCTGCGGCGGTGGCGCGGGCGGTGCGTGTGGTCCGCGAGTCCGGATTGCCCAATGAGACCAATGCCATGTTCACCCTGGTGGAGGGGCAGTGGGATGAGGTCATGGATGTGGTGCACCGGGCCACGCTGGCGGTGGCGGAGGTCAGCCCGAGGGTGTCGCTGGTGCTCAAGGCGGATATCCGCGCGGGGCACACCGGCCAGTTGACCCAGAAGGTGGAGTCCTTGGAGGCCCAGTTGGCGGCGCAGTCGCCGGCTGCTGGTCCCGTCGATGGTGAGGAGAAGGCATAGTGACTACCCCTGATCGTTTTGTCGCCGGAGCGGTGGACTTGGGTGCGCTGGCCGCGTCCCGTTCGGAGCGCAGCTCTGATGGCGTGGTGGAGGTCAGCGCGCAGACGGTCCAGGAGGAGGTGATTGCGCAGTCGCAGCGCACCCCGGTGGTGGTGCTCATCGGCTCGGAGCGCAGTCCGGAATGTGCCACGATGCGTGGGGATTTGGCGCGGATCGCGGCCCAGTCTCAGCAGGCCCAACCCCAGGGCGGATTTGTGCTGCGCTACGTGGACGCGGATTCCTCCCCGGAGTTGGCGCAGGCTTTCGGCGTGGCGGTTGTGCCCACGGTGGTGGTTATTGCCGGCGGGCAGCCGGTGACGAGCTTTGAGGGCCCGCAGCCGGCGGAGGCCCTGGAGCAGTGGGCGCAGGCGTTGCTCGCGCAGCTCGGCGGTGCCCAGCCCGGTCAGCCCGGTCAGGAGCCGCGCGAGCCGCGGGATCCGCGTTTCGACGCCGCGGAGGAGGCCTTGGAGGCCGGCGATGCGGCGACGGCTATTGACTACTATGACCAGCTGCTTGCGGAAGATCCACACAACAGTGCGGCCGCCCAGGCGCGGGGCAGCGCCCGGCTTATCCAGCGGCTGGGCACCCCGGCGGAGTCGGGCGATGAGCTAGCAGAGCAGCTGGCCGCCGCGGATGCTGAGGTGGTGTCCGGCAAGGTGGAACAGGCCTTTGCCCGTTTGGTGGGCCTGTTGGCGGGCCCGCACCGGGATGCGGCGCGGGAGCGTTTGCTCGAGTTATTTGGTCTTTTTGCCCCGGATGATCCGCGGGTGAGCGCGGCGCGGTCGGCAATGGCAAACGCGTTGTTCTAAACGCGGTGTATGTGGTGCACTAGGGTGGGAAGGTGTGAGCGACGTGAATGAGGATCTGCTGATCGATTTCTCCCAGGTGAGTGTGGTTCGAGGTGGAACCACGCTGGTGGGGCCTGTGGATTGGCAGGTGGAGCTGGATGAGCGTTGGGTGGTCCTTGGCCCGAACGGGGCGGGTAAGACGACGCTGATTCGGGTCGCCGGCGCGCAGGAGCATCCCACCTCGGGGGTGGCGCGGGTGATTGGTCAGCGCTTGGGGCGTACGGATGTGCGTGACTTGCAGGCGAGCATTGGCATGTCGTCGTCGGCGCTGGCGCAGCGGATTCCGGATACGGAGCGGGTGGGGGATCTGGTGATTTCTGCGGGCTATGCCATTTTGGGTCGCTGGCGGGAACACTATGATGACACCGATTTTGAGCGTGCGACGGACATTTTGGATCAGGTCGCTGGGCTGCACTTGGTGGACCGGACGTGGGGGACGTTGTCGGAGGGGGAGCGCAAGCGCATTTTGTTGGCTCGCGCGTTGATGATTGATCCGGAGCTGTTGATCCTGGATGAGCCGACCGCCGGGATGGATTTGGGCGGCCGGGAGGACCTGGTGTCCTATTTGGGCCAGCTGGCGGAGGATCCTGACGCCCCGGCGATCGTGATGATCACCCACCATGTGGAGGAGATTCCGCCGGGATTCACGCACGCGTTGCTGCTCGATGAGGGCCGCGTGGTGGCCCAGGGGCTCATCGAGGATGTGATGACCAGCGAGAATCTGACCCGCACGTTCCATCAGCCCATTGCGTTGAACCGCATTGATGGGCGGTTCTTTGCTCGTCGTTCGCGGCGGGGTGGAAGCCACCGCAGCGGGTAAGTGGCTCATGGATTCGGCCAAGCGGGCGTGCGGCCTGGGTGGCGCACGCCTGGCGGCGACGGTGCTGTTGGTTCGTGACGGCCCCGGCGGGGTGGAGGTGTGGGTCCAGGAGCGCGTGTCCACCATGGAGCACTACCCGGGGATGACGGTCTTTCCCGGGGGTGGGGTTGATGAGCGGGATTGGCCGCAGGATTTTGGTTCTTTGTGGTCGGGCCCGTCGATTGTTGCTACGGCGCGCGCGCTGGGTACCTCGCGCCACAAGGCGCATGCGTTGGTTTTTGCTGCGGTGCGGGAGCTCTTTGAGGAGACGGGCACGCTGCTGGCTATCGACGCCACTGGTGCCACCGTGGAGGATGCGTCCCCCTTCCACGGGGATCGCCTGGCTTTGGAGTCGCATCGACTAGCCTTGACGCAGGTGCTCCAGCGGGGGCAGCTGCGGGTGCGTTCGGATTTGTTGCGGCCGTGGGCGCGGTGGGTGGGCCCGTCGGAGCGCGGCACGTGGTTTGATACTTTTTCTTTTTTGGCGGTGCGTCCCCGGGGCCAGGAGCCGGATGGTCAAACGCCCGAGGCGCTGTCGGCGGGGTGGTTTCCGCCGGGGCTGATCCTCCAGGCGTGGCGGCATGGTCTGGTGCGGCTGGTGGTGTCTACGTGGCACCAATTGTTGTTGCTGGAGCGCTGCGCCACGGTGGATGAGGCGTTGGCCCGCGCGGCGGTGGCGGATATGACTCCGGTGATTCTGCCGGCCACGGGCGATGACCCGCGTTTTGATGATTATTACCGTAACCACCCGACGGATCGGAGGTAGTGCCGTGGCTTTTCGGCTGGATGAGGTGGAGTTTTTGGTCTCCCACCGCAGCCAGGTGGCGCAGGTGTGCGGGCAGCTGTCGGGTGCGCGCGCCGATGCGCTTGCCGACGCCGCCGTGCTGCGCTCCGCCTTCGGCCCGTACGCGCGCGCGGCCGCGGAGTGGAACTCGGCGACGGCCACCGGCAAGCTGCCGGCGGGTTGGCTCGCTGACCATGATGCGGCGCAGCAGGCCACGCCCGCCCCGGTGGCCCAGGTGCGGGCGCAGCGCCTGGCCCAGGCTTGCCCGGGCGCGGTGGTCCATGACGTGACCTGTTCGGTGGGCGCGGAGGCGCCGGCGGTGCAGGCCGCAGGGTTGGGCTACATCGGCTCCGATATTGATGCCTCGCGGGTGGCCATGGCCCGGCACAACGTCAGCGGTGGGTTGGTGTGCCGAGCGGATGCAACGACGGCGTCGAGTAGCGCACCGGTGATCATCGCGGATCCGGCGCGCCGGCGTGGGGGACGCAGGCTGCGCGACCCTGAGGAGCTGGACCCGCCATTGTCGGCGGTGGTGGAGGCGTGGCGGGGGCGCCACCTGGCGATCAAGTGTGCGCCGGGTATTGACTACGCCGACTGGGAGGGGCTGGTCAGCGTGGTTTCCGTCGACGGCGGGGTCAAGGAGGCGTGCTTGTATTCGCCGGGGCTGTCGGCAGGCTTGCGCCGCGAGGCGGTGGTCATCCGCGCCGGGCAGGTGGATCGGGTCACGGACGCGGACGGCTCGGAGGTGGCGGTCGCGCCGCCGGGCAGATTCATCATCGATCCGGATGGGGCGGTGGTGCGCGCCGGGCTGGTGCGCCATTTTGCGGCGCGCGAGGGGCTGTGGATGCTCGATGAGCGCATCGCGCACCTGAGCGGCGACCGCATCCCTGTGGGGTATCGCGGATTTCCATTCATCGAACAGGCGCCCGTGCGCAAGGCCCGGGAGGTGTTGCGCCGCCTCGATGTGGGGCGGGTGGAGATTTTGGTGCGCGGCGTGGACGTGGATCCGGACGTGCTGCGCAGGCAGTGGCGGTTGCGCGGCAGCCAGCCGGCCACGGTGGTCATCTCGCGCATCGGGCGCAGCGCGGTGGCGCTCGTCTGTGGCCCGGCTGTGGTCCGGCGGCCCGGCTGAGGGGCTGATGGCTACACTGGCGGGGAGCAAAAAAATCCTAAGTGAGAAGGGAAGTAGTGCATGCCCGCCATCGTGGTGCTGGTAAAGAACGTCCCGGATACGTGGTCGACCAAAACCCTGGAGGCTGACCACACCGTGGACCGGGATTCCGTCGACTGCATTCTTGATGAGGTCAATGAGTACGCCGTCGAGGCGGCGTTGCGGCTGCGCGATGATAACCCGGATGCCGGACTGAAGGTCATTGCGCTGACCGTGGGCCCGCAGCAGGCGGATAACGCGTTGCGCAAGGCGTTGGCCATGGGCGCCGATGACGCCATCCACGTCGTCGATGACGCCCTGGCCGGCTCGGACGTGCTGGCTACGGCGTGGACCGTGACGTGCGCGCTGGCGACGATCCCGGATGTCAGCCTGGTGGTGGCGGGCGATGCCTCCTCGGACGGGGCGGTGGGCGCGCTGCCCGGAATCCTCGGAGAGTACCGCCAGCAGCCGGCCTTGACTGCCGTGCATGATGTGGCGCTGGATGGCACTGAGATCACGGCGACCCGCGAGGACGCCCACGGCACCTACCGCCTGCGCGCGGCGCTTCCGGCGATTGTGTCGGTAACGGATAAGTCCGCTAAGCCGCGCTTTGCCAACTTTAAGGGCATCATGGCCGCGAAGAAGCATGAGATCAGCACGCTGAGCTTGGCGGCGATCGGGGTGACGGCGGAGCAGGTGGGCCTGGAGCATGCCGCCTCCGTGGTCACGGGCGCGACGCCGCGCCCGGCGCGCGCCGCGGGCACCACGATTTCCGGTGGGGATGCCGCACAGCGCGTCGCGGAGTTTTTGTCCGACGAGAAGCTGATCTAGCCAAAGCGAGGGAGAACAATACCTATGAGCACTGCTTATGTTCTTGTGGAATACACCGCCGAGGGGCTGGATAGCACCACCGGCGAGCTGATCACCGCGGCCCGCGTCTTCGGCGATGTTGCCGCGGTTGTGGTGGGGGAGCCGGGCACCGCGGAGGCGCTGCGCGAGCAGCTGGCCGAGCTGGGCGCGGCCACGGTCTACGCCGCGGAGGCCCAGGGGGCTTCCCAGCGGGTGGTCTTGCCTGCCGTCGATGCGCTGGCTGCCGTCGCTGGCTCCACCCCGGGGCCCATCGTGGTCGCAGGCGGGGTAGCGGGCAATGAGATCGCAGGGCGCCTGGCCGCCCGCCTGGCCTCTGGCCTGCTGCGCGACGTGGTGGGCATCAACGCCGATGGCACCGCCAACCAGTCCATCTTCGGCGATACCATCCAGGTCTCTAGCGCGGTGGGTGGTACCAGCCCGGTGTATACGCTGCGCCCGGGCGCTGTCGCGGCCGCGCCGCAGGCGGCCGCGGGCGAGCTGGTTGCCGTGGAGCTGCCGGAGCCGACGATCAAGGACGTCACCGTGGAGTCTTTCACCCCGGCGCAGCATGGGGATCGCCCGGAGCTGACGCAGGCGAAGGTGGTTGTCGCCGGCGGACGTGGGGTGGGCTCCCGGGAGAACTTCACCGAGTACGTAGAAAAGCTGGCGGATGCGCTTGGTGGCGCGGTGGGGGCAACCCGCGACGCGGTGGATCTGGGCTACTACGACGCCCAGTATCAGATCGGCCAGACGGGAGTGACGGTCTCCCCGGACTTGTACATTGGGGTGGGCATTTCCGGCGCCATTCAGCACACCTCCGGCATTCAGACGGCCAAGAAGATCGTTGCCATCAATAACGACGAAGATGCCGCGCTGTTCCAGCTGGCGGACCTGGGCGTGGTGGGAGATCTCTTTGAGGTTGTCCCCGCGTTGGTGGAAGAAATTGAGAAGCGCAAGTGAGCACCCAGCATTATCTTGACCACGCTGCGACCACCCCGATGCGCGAGGTCGCGGTGCGCGCCTGGGTGGACAACGCACAGGCGCTCAACCCGGGCGGGCAGTATGCGGCCGGCCGGGAGAGTCGGCGCATTCTTGACGAGTCCCGGGAGCGGGTCGCGGAGCTGCTGGGGGCGGACCCGGTGGAGGTCATTTTCACCGCCTCGGGCACGGAGGCAGACAACATCGCTGTCCAGGGCCTATTCCGGGCGTCGGATCGCCAGCGCATTGTCACCACCCCCATCGAACACCCGGCGGTGGCTGAGGCCATTGCCGCCACGGGAGCGCAGGTGGATTACCTGGGCGTGGATAGCACCGGACACGTCAGCCAGCTCGCCGCGCTGGATACCCCGGCGGCGCTGGTGGCGTGCATGATGGCCAACAATGAGACCGGCGCGATCCAGCCGCTCGATAAGGTGATCGCGGCGGCGCAGGCCACGGATACGCCCGTGCACGTCGATGCGGTGCAGGCAACGGGGCGGGTGCCCATTGATTTCCATGCGCTGGGCGCGACGACGCTGGCCGCATCCGGCCACAAGTTCGGCGGACCGCGCGGGGTGGGAGTGCTGCTGGCGCGGCGATCCCCGGCACCCCAGGCGCTGCTTTTCGGCGGCGGCCAGGAGCGCGGCATCCGGCCGGGCACCAATGATGTTGCCGGGGCGGCGGCGCTGGCCGCGGCGTTGGGTGAGGCGTGCGCGCAGCTCGACGAGGAAGCCACCCGGCTGGGCGGCCTGCGCGATCGCCTGCGCGAGCGCATCCTGGCGTCGATTCCGGACGTGGTGGTCAACACGCATGCACCGGCCATGGCGGGTCACCTGAGCGTGTCTTTCCCCGGGGCTGAGGGAGATAGCCTGATCATGCTTCTCGACGCCGCCGGGTTCGCCGCATCCACGGGCTCTGCCTGCCACGCGGGGGTCAACCGCGCCTCCTCCGTCCTGCTAGCCATGGGGGTAGCCGAGGGGCCCGCACGCGGGACGGTGCGTTTTACCCTGGGGCGCACGACCACCGACGAGGATATCGATGCGCTGGTGGCTCAGCTGCCGGCGATCGTGGAGCGCGCCCGCGTCGCCGGGATGGCCTGAACTACCAGGTGATCCAGGGCGCGCAGCCCTGAGTGGCTGACCTTGGCTACCTCGACGACTTCGCCGAGCCGGGACGACCACTGGGGCACCACCCGGTCGCCGTCGGAGACGATGGAGACGATGCGCACACCGGGCGCGGCGGGGGCGTCGATACGCGGGCTATACCACGTGTCCATGCCCCGCCAGTTGGCCCCGAGCCCCACGATGGTGCCGATTTTTCCGGCGAACTCGGGGCGGGCGGCCAGCTGTAGGCCGATCAGTCCGCCGAGCGAGTGGCCCACGATGTCAAAGCGCGGCAGGTGGGACAGCTTGGCCGCCAGCCGATCCAGGATGGGTTGGTGGCGCCCGAACCCCAAAAAGCCGTAGGCGGGGGTGTGCACGGTGCATCCGCAACGGCGCAGGGAGGCCGCAATGCGCCACATTGATAGTGGCAGGGATGCGGAGCCATGGAGGGCGACGACAACTGGGTCCATGCCGTCATAGTACTGCCGGATGCCTGTGAGTTCCGCCGCAAGGTTCTTTTGGGTGCAGAACTTAGTTTCTGCTTCAGGTAAAAATACATCCATGACTTGGTTTTTAGAGCTCTCGCTCGTTTCACCAATTGCGAGAGCCTGCTACGCGCTCGCCTGGATTGCCGCCATGGTCTGCGCGCTGCGATACGGGACGCGAAAGGCCCGAATCGGCGGCTTCGCCGTGGCAGCAGTGCTCACGGTCCTGGCGTGGGCGATCCTCGAGGTGTGGTGGAAACCCTTCCCCGATCGGGTCATGCCGGTGGTCTACCTCGCCGGCGGCGGGGCGGTGGCCTGCCTGGCAGGCGTGGTCACCCACCGGGGTCGGCGCGTAGTCATGGCCGCCGCAACGATCGGCGCGCTCATCGGAGCACTCGGCGTGTTTAACCTCATCTACCAGCAGTATCCCACCGTGCGTTCGCTCAGCGCCCAGCTCAATGCCCAGTCGATGACCTATGAGCAGTTCCGCACCGTCACCGCCGCCCCGCAACGCGACGGCGGACCGGTGGGCGCTCTGGTGGATGTGGACCTGCCCGGTTCCTTCGCCGCCCGCACCGCCGTGGCGTGGGTGCCGCCGGCCTATTGGACCCAGCCGCAGCGCCAGCTGCCCGTCCTGGTGCTCATGGCCGGCAATCCCGGTCGGCCCCAGCAGTGGTTCAGCAACGGCGCGGCCGTGGCCACCGCGGATGAATACCAGGCCACCCACAACGGCGTGGCGCCGATCATCGTCAGCGTGGACGGCACCGGTTCCTTTACCGGCAACCCGCTGTGCACCGATAGCTCCGAGGGGGCGGTGATGACCTACCTGTCTACGGACGTGCCGGCCGCCATCAAGGAACGCTTCCGCGTCAACCCGGACCAATCCACGTGGACCATCGGCGGGCTGAGCTACGGCGGCACCTGCGCGCTCCAGGTGGCCACCGCCCACCCCCGCGCCTACGGCAACTTCCTGGACTTCTCCGGCCAGGCCGAGCCCACGCTCGGCGACCACCAGGCCACCGTGGAGCACTTCTTCGACGGCGACGAGGAGCGCTTCCAAGACATCAACCCGGCGACCCTCCTCGCCCGCGGAAACCCCGACTTTGCCCATGTCGCCGGGCGTTTTGTCGCCGGTGAGAAGGACAAGGAATCCCGCGCCGCGCTCACCGAGCTTAACGACGCCGCCCGCGCCGCCGGGATGGACACCACCTTCACCACCGTACGCGGGGGCCACTCCTACCAGGTGTGGCGAGAGGCCCTCCGTCATACTTTCGACTGGGTTGCCCAGCGGGGTAGGTTGGCAGAATGACCAGACAGCTTTTCGCCGTCGTGCGGCGCACGCCCGCCACTTTTGTCCTGGCGGCCATGATCTGGATCGTGCGGTGGACCGTCGGGCCGGACACCTTTGACCTCTGGGATAGCCTCGGCGTGTGGATGCCCTACCGCATCAATGACCCTCACCTCCTGCTCGCCGGCCTGACGGCGAGCACGGGCATGGGGGCGATCATCTCCACCGGCGCCATCCTGGTGCTGGTGCTCGGCTCGGAGATGGTGCTGGGCACCCGCAAGATGCTCGCCGTCGCGGCGGCCATGCAGATCTTTGCCACGCCGGTGGGGTTGATGATCGCCCAATCCGTCGAAGAGGTCGGCCTTAACCGCTGGGGGGCTGACCTGCTTAACCAGGCGTTTGTCAGCCCCGTGGGCTGGATCTGCGGCACGGCGGCATTTGCCACCGGGCACATGCCCGTCCTGTGGCGGCGGCGCATCGCCGGCTGGCTGGTCACCCTCACCGCCACCCTGGTGCTCTTTTCCGGCAGCCTGGGCGACTTTGTGGGCCTGGCCACCACGATCCTGGGCCTGCTCGCCCGCAACGTGAACTCGGTGCGCCGGATGTCCCTGCGCGAGACCCGAGTGCTGGTGGCCATGGTGCTCGCCGCCGTGGGCTTGGGACCGGTGATCTCCGCGTTTAACCCGCTGGCGCAAAGCCCCCTGTCCGCCGTCGGGGAACTGGCCTGGTGGCCGGCGGTCATCGACCTGGTGCCGCTGATTGTGCAGGCGGTGCTCATCCTGGGGCTGGTGCGCGGCCGCCGCCTAGCGTGGTGGCTGTCGCTGGGATTCCAGATTCTTTCCTGCCTGGTCATCGCCGTACACGTGGTGGCGCGCCGGGAGGCCTATGACGGTTCGGTGATCTACCAGGCAAACATCCTGTCTAGCCTGAGCCCGTGGCTGGCGTGTATCGCGGTGCTGGTGGTCACGCGCCGGGCTTTCCAGGTGCGTATTGCGTTGGCCCGCGTGGGCCGGTTTGTGCTGCGCTCCGCCGCGGCGTTCGGGGCGACTAGCGGCCTGTGGTTTGTGGGGGCGTGGCTGTTGCGCCGCCAGTTCGCGCCGCATGCGACGATGGACATGATTATCTCGCAGTGGCTGACGCGCTACGTCCCGCCGGCGGTGCGGGTGTACCCGCAGTGGCCGTTGCGTCCGGATTCCACCGCGGCCTGGCTGCTCTACGAGTGGGTGGGCTCCCTGTTCTGGATTGCGGTGGCCGTGGCGTTGTACGTGCTGCTGATGTCGGTGCCGGATCGTGCGGTGGCGGCTGATCGGATGGTGGCTCGCCAGATCATGGCTGCTGGCAGCGGAGACCACCTCCAGGCGATGACGGTGTGGCCGGGCAATAGGTACTGGTTCAATGAGGCGCGCGACGGCTACGTGGCGTTCCGGGTCCGCAACGGCGTGGCGGTGACGGTTGGTCAGCCGGTGGGCAGCGCTGCGGTGGAGGAATTGGCTGCGGGCTTTGAAAAGTTTGCGGCGGCCCAGGGCTGGACGGTGGCGTGGTATTCGGTGAATGCGGACTTCGCGCGAGATCGCGCCGCGCATGGCTTTAAGCGCGTGCAGGTGGCTGAGGAGTCCTTGATGCTGACCGAGTGCACGGACTTTAAGGGCAAGAAGTTCCAGAACGTGCGCACCGCCCGCAATCGCGCGGTCAAGGAGGGCGTGGAGGCCGTGTGGACGACGTGGGCGGAGGCTGGCCCGGCACTGCGGGACAAGATCACCGCCCTGTCGGAGGAGTGGGTGGCCGATAAGGCGCTGCCGGAGATGGGCTTTACCCTGGGCACCCTCGACGAGCTGGCGGAGCCGGGAACGCGGCTGCTGCTGGCCATCGACGGCCAGGGCCGTGTCCATGGCGTGACCAGCTGGTTGCCGGTCTACGAGCACGGCCAGTTAGCCGGTTTGACGTTGGACTTCATGCGCCGGGATCGGGAGGGCTTCCGCCCGGTCATCGAGTTCTTGCTGGCGGAGGCCGCGGTGGCCGCCCGGGAGGAGGGGCTGGAGTGGGTGTCGCTGTCGGGAGCGCCGCTGGCGCGGTCGAGCGAGGCGAAGAGCTTTTTGGATCAAGCCCTGGATCGGGTGGGCCATACGATGGAGCCGTTCTATGGCTTCCGCACGTTGGCCGCGTCGAAGTACAAGTTCAACCCGACCCACGAGCCGTGGTATTTGGTCTACCGCGATGAGTTGACCTTGCCGGCCATCGCCATCGCGGTGTCGGGCTGCTACTTGCCGCAGTTTGGCATCGGGTTACTTTTGAACCGGGTCCCGGCGTCCTAGCCGCACCTTCTTGACCTCCCGGCCG
Above is a genomic segment from Corynebacterium uberis containing:
- a CDS encoding esterase/lipase family protein — protein: MDVFLPEAETKFCTQKNLAAELTGIRQYYDGMDPVVVALHGSASLPLSMWRIAASLRRCGCTVHTPAYGFLGFGRHQPILDRLAAKLSHLPRFDIVGHSLGGLIGLQLAARPEFAGKIGTIVGLGANWRGMDTWYSPRIDAPAAPGVRIVSIVSDGDRVVPQWSSRLGEVVEVAKVSHSGLRALDHLVVQAIPATRARSTIAGS
- a CDS encoding ABC transporter ATP-binding protein gives rise to the protein MSDVNEDLLIDFSQVSVVRGGTTLVGPVDWQVELDERWVVLGPNGAGKTTLIRVAGAQEHPTSGVARVIGQRLGRTDVRDLQASIGMSSSALAQRIPDTERVGDLVISAGYAILGRWREHYDDTDFERATDILDQVAGLHLVDRTWGTLSEGERKRILLARALMIDPELLILDEPTAGMDLGGREDLVSYLGQLAEDPDAPAIVMITHHVEEIPPGFTHALLLDEGRVVAQGLIEDVMTSENLTRTFHQPIALNRIDGRFFARRSRRGGSHRSG
- a CDS encoding THUMP-like domain-containing protein, which codes for MAFRLDEVEFLVSHRSQVAQVCGQLSGARADALADAAVLRSAFGPYARAAAEWNSATATGKLPAGWLADHDAAQQATPAPVAQVRAQRLAQACPGAVVHDVTCSVGAEAPAVQAAGLGYIGSDIDASRVAMARHNVSGGLVCRADATTASSSAPVIIADPARRRGGRRLRDPEELDPPLSAVVEAWRGRHLAIKCAPGIDYADWEGLVSVVSVDGGVKEACLYSPGLSAGLRREAVVIRAGQVDRVTDADGSEVAVAPPGRFIIDPDGAVVRAGLVRHFAAREGLWMLDERIAHLSGDRIPVGYRGFPFIEQAPVRKAREVLRRLDVGRVEILVRGVDVDPDVLRRQWRLRGSQPATVVISRIGRSAVALVCGPAVVRRPG
- a CDS encoding tetratricopeptide repeat protein, whose product is MTTPDRFVAGAVDLGALAASRSERSSDGVVEVSAQTVQEEVIAQSQRTPVVVLIGSERSPECATMRGDLARIAAQSQQAQPQGGFVLRYVDADSSPELAQAFGVAVVPTVVVIAGGQPVTSFEGPQPAEALEQWAQALLAQLGGAQPGQPGQEPREPRDPRFDAAEEALEAGDAATAIDYYDQLLAEDPHNSAAAQARGSARLIQRLGTPAESGDELAEQLAAADAEVVSGKVEQAFARLVGLLAGPHRDAARERLLELFGLFAPDDPRVSAARSAMANALF
- a CDS encoding alpha/beta hydrolase, with the protein product MTWFLELSLVSPIARACYALAWIAAMVCALRYGTRKARIGGFAVAAVLTVLAWAILEVWWKPFPDRVMPVVYLAGGGAVACLAGVVTHRGRRVVMAAATIGALIGALGVFNLIYQQYPTVRSLSAQLNAQSMTYEQFRTVTAAPQRDGGPVGALVDVDLPGSFAARTAVAWVPPAYWTQPQRQLPVLVLMAGNPGRPQQWFSNGAAVATADEYQATHNGVAPIIVSVDGTGSFTGNPLCTDSSEGAVMTYLSTDVPAAIKERFRVNPDQSTWTIGGLSYGGTCALQVATAHPRAYGNFLDFSGQAEPTLGDHQATVEHFFDGDEERFQDINPATLLARGNPDFAHVAGRFVAGEKDKESRAALTELNDAARAAGMDTTFTTVRGGHSYQVWREALRHTFDWVAQRGRLAE
- a CDS encoding NUDIX hydrolase; this encodes MGGSLLVVRGGVEATAAGKWLMDSAKRACGLGGARLAATVLLVRDGPGGVEVWVQERVSTMEHYPGMTVFPGGGVDERDWPQDFGSLWSGPSIVATARALGTSRHKAHALVFAAVRELFEETGTLLAIDATGATVEDASPFHGDRLALESHRLALTQVLQRGQLRVRSDLLRPWARWVGPSERGTWFDTFSFLAVRPRGQEPDGQTPEALSAGWFPPGLILQAWRHGLVRLVVSTWHQLLLLERCATVDEALARAAVADMTPVILPATGDDPRFDDYYRNHPTDRR
- a CDS encoding thiamine-binding protein, coding for MIVAFSVAPTQTPGHDAEMSAAVARAVRVVRESGLPNETNAMFTLVEGQWDEVMDVVHRATLAVAEVSPRVSLVLKADIRAGHTGQLTQKVESLEAQLAAQSPAAGPVDGEEKA
- a CDS encoding electron transfer flavoprotein subunit beta/FixA family protein, which gives rise to MPAIVVLVKNVPDTWSTKTLEADHTVDRDSVDCILDEVNEYAVEAALRLRDDNPDAGLKVIALTVGPQQADNALRKALAMGADDAIHVVDDALAGSDVLATAWTVTCALATIPDVSLVVAGDASSDGAVGALPGILGEYRQQPALTAVHDVALDGTEITATREDAHGTYRLRAALPAIVSVTDKSAKPRFANFKGIMAAKKHEISTLSLAAIGVTAEQVGLEHAASVVTGATPRPARAAGTTISGGDAAQRVAEFLSDEKLI
- a CDS encoding cysteine desulfurase family protein is translated as MSTQHYLDHAATTPMREVAVRAWVDNAQALNPGGQYAAGRESRRILDESRERVAELLGADPVEVIFTASGTEADNIAVQGLFRASDRQRIVTTPIEHPAVAEAIAATGAQVDYLGVDSTGHVSQLAALDTPAALVACMMANNETGAIQPLDKVIAAAQATDTPVHVDAVQATGRVPIDFHALGATTLAASGHKFGGPRGVGVLLARRSPAPQALLFGGGQERGIRPGTNDVAGAAALAAALGEACAQLDEEATRLGGLRDRLRERILASIPDVVVNTHAPAMAGHLSVSFPGAEGDSLIMLLDAAGFAASTGSACHAGVNRASSVLLAMGVAEGPARGTVRFTLGRTTTDEDIDALVAQLPAIVERARVAGMA
- a CDS encoding electron transfer flavoprotein subunit alpha/FixB family protein; translated protein: MSTAYVLVEYTAEGLDSTTGELITAARVFGDVAAVVVGEPGTAEALREQLAELGAATVYAAEAQGASQRVVLPAVDALAAVAGSTPGPIVVAGGVAGNEIAGRLAARLASGLLRDVVGINADGTANQSIFGDTIQVSSAVGGTSPVYTLRPGAVAAAPQAAAGELVAVELPEPTIKDVTVESFTPAQHGDRPELTQAKVVVAGGRGVGSRENFTEYVEKLADALGGAVGATRDAVDLGYYDAQYQIGQTGVTVSPDLYIGVGISGAIQHTSGIQTAKKIVAINNDEDAALFQLADLGVVGDLFEVVPALVEEIEKRK